The following coding sequences are from one Virgibacillus necropolis window:
- a CDS encoding APC family permease, whose translation MEQREQLVKSLKPHWVWAIAFGSAVGWGAFVLPVDWMGMAGPLGVIIGFLIGAVLMIIIGVSYGFLIERLPVSGGEFAFAYYGLGRYHAFLCGWFLTLGYLSIVALNASAIALLGKFVLPSIVEFGFMYDIAGWHVYAGEVIIAGIALVIFAFLNMRGASLSGFTQFVFCISLIVGVILLTIAMILHPSSSFSNLQPLFKPGIGSISAILAIVAIAPWAYVGFDNIPQAAEEFDFPPKKSFKIIVLALLCAGFTYSLTIIATGVGQSWTGAVAAGSVWGTGAIVENAYGAVGVILLSFALLMGIFTGLNGFYMSTSRLLFAMGRAKVIPSAFGKLHPKHKTPHVGILFTLAVTIFAPFFGREALLWIVDMSALGVTIAYFYACFIAYNLFKWSNQEVKRESEKSMVSPGRKFCSLLGVISSICFFLLLVVPGSPGFLGKPSWIALFVWIAIGAIFFLIRYKGFRAIPKNEMDYLILGDYVDKITTSDTDVKNIEEIN comes from the coding sequence ATGGAGCAGCGTGAACAGTTAGTAAAGTCGTTGAAACCACACTGGGTTTGGGCAATTGCTTTTGGATCGGCAGTTGGCTGGGGGGCATTTGTTTTGCCCGTTGATTGGATGGGGATGGCTGGCCCGCTCGGAGTTATCATTGGATTTTTAATTGGTGCAGTTTTAATGATAATCATTGGTGTAAGCTATGGCTTTCTTATTGAGAGGCTACCTGTATCAGGTGGGGAATTTGCTTTTGCCTACTATGGATTAGGCAGATACCATGCTTTTCTATGTGGCTGGTTTCTAACTTTAGGCTATTTGTCTATCGTGGCATTAAATGCATCCGCTATAGCACTTCTAGGTAAATTTGTTTTACCATCAATTGTTGAGTTTGGATTTATGTACGACATCGCTGGTTGGCATGTATATGCTGGAGAGGTAATTATTGCAGGTATTGCACTGGTGATATTCGCCTTTTTGAATATGCGCGGTGCAAGCTTATCCGGGTTCACACAGTTCGTTTTTTGTATATCACTAATTGTAGGAGTAATCTTATTAACAATTGCCATGATACTCCATCCATCCAGTTCATTTTCAAACTTACAGCCTCTCTTCAAACCAGGCATAGGATCGATATCAGCTATTTTAGCCATTGTTGCGATAGCACCTTGGGCGTATGTTGGCTTTGATAACATTCCACAAGCGGCGGAAGAATTTGATTTTCCTCCAAAAAAATCGTTTAAAATAATTGTTCTTGCACTCCTTTGTGCTGGATTTACGTATTCCTTAACCATCATCGCTACTGGTGTCGGACAATCATGGACCGGCGCAGTAGCAGCTGGGTCTGTTTGGGGAACTGGTGCAATCGTAGAAAATGCTTATGGAGCAGTAGGCGTGATTTTGCTATCTTTTGCATTGTTAATGGGAATATTTACAGGATTAAATGGATTTTATATGTCAACCAGCCGTTTATTGTTTGCAATGGGAAGAGCCAAGGTAATTCCAAGTGCTTTCGGCAAGCTGCATCCCAAACATAAAACACCGCATGTTGGCATTCTATTTACGCTGGCAGTCACAATCTTTGCTCCTTTTTTTGGTCGCGAAGCATTATTATGGATTGTGGATATGTCTGCACTAGGTGTAACAATTGCTTATTTTTATGCTTGTTTCATAGCCTATAATCTTTTTAAATGGTCCAATCAAGAAGTAAAACGTGAAAGTGAAAAATCAATGGTTTCACCTGGAAGAAAGTTTTGCTCTTTACTAGGTGTCATCAGTAGTATATGCTTCTTCCTTTTACTTGTCGTACCAGGTTCCCCAGGATTTTTAGGTAAGCCTTCTTGGATTGCTTTATTCGTTTGGATTGCTATTGGAGCTATCTTCTTCCTTATACGATATAAAGGCTTTCGTGCCATACCTAAAAACGAGATGGATTACTTAATTTTAGGGGATTATGTTGATAAAATAACTACATCAGATACCGACGTAAAAAATATTGAGGAAATCAATTGA
- a CDS encoding CoxG family protein — MPNGIYQLELDIPIKNVWSFVSDMNNWAPLVPGYMEHKILNDRQSTWKFKGEVGIIQKTVSLKIDITEWQEPSLVTFDLTGLNENFKGDGYFKAEAINGRKTKITGYIAITAKGMMGPMVNSFLKSFVPKTTKDLTEAVAAKIIELESVTT, encoded by the coding sequence ATGCCAAACGGAATTTATCAGCTAGAATTAGATATTCCAATTAAAAATGTCTGGTCTTTCGTAAGTGATATGAATAACTGGGCTCCCTTAGTTCCAGGATACATGGAACATAAGATTTTAAATGATAGACAATCTACATGGAAGTTCAAAGGAGAAGTCGGAATCATACAAAAAACAGTTAGTCTAAAAATAGACATTACGGAATGGCAGGAACCTTCACTGGTAACCTTTGATTTAACTGGATTGAATGAAAACTTCAAAGGTGATGGCTATTTCAAGGCTGAAGCAATAAATGGAAGAAAAACAAAAATAACGGGCTACATTGCAATTACTGCAAAAGGCATGATGGGGCCGATGGTTAACTCTTTTCTAAAATCATTTGTTCCAAAAACCACAAAAGACCTAACCGAAGCAGTTGCTGCGAAAATAATTGAACTCGAATCCGTAACTACATAA
- a CDS encoding tartrate dehydrogenase has protein sequence MVIHNIAVIPGDGVGQEVVPESLKVLETLAEIHDGIKFEFTDFPWGCEYYLENGSMMPEHGMDNLKNFEQIFLGAVGDPRLVPDHISLWGLLIKIRRECEQVINLRPAKYIEGVKSPLANPKDFDFVIVRENSEGEYSEVGGTIHQGADEIAVQNAVFTRKAVERTVRYAFKLADSRNKKVTSATKSNGLIYSMPFWDKVFHEIGQEYTEINTETNHIDALSSFLVTKPASFDVIVGSNLFGDILTDIGAAIMGSIGIAPAANININGKYPSMFEPVHGSAPDIAGKEIANPIGQLWTAKMMLDHMGYDELGKLLLDTIEETIGAGVKTRDLGGTSSTREVVDEIVKRLKRRV, from the coding sequence GTGGTTATACATAATATTGCAGTGATTCCAGGTGATGGTGTTGGGCAGGAGGTAGTCCCTGAATCATTAAAAGTTTTAGAAACACTAGCTGAAATTCACGATGGTATCAAATTTGAATTTACTGATTTTCCATGGGGCTGTGAGTATTATTTGGAGAATGGTTCGATGATGCCTGAACATGGTATGGATAATCTTAAAAATTTCGAGCAAATTTTCTTAGGTGCTGTTGGTGATCCGAGGCTAGTTCCGGACCATATTTCATTATGGGGATTACTGATCAAAATTCGCCGTGAATGTGAGCAAGTTATTAATCTTCGGCCAGCTAAGTATATAGAAGGTGTTAAGTCACCACTCGCAAATCCGAAAGACTTTGACTTTGTCATTGTTAGGGAAAATAGTGAGGGAGAATATAGTGAGGTAGGAGGAACGATTCATCAGGGTGCTGATGAAATCGCTGTTCAAAATGCTGTTTTTACTAGGAAAGCTGTCGAGCGGACTGTCCGTTATGCTTTTAAACTAGCCGATTCTCGAAATAAAAAAGTTACTAGTGCAACCAAATCAAATGGACTCATTTATAGTATGCCATTTTGGGACAAGGTCTTCCATGAAATTGGGCAAGAATATACGGAAATAAATACGGAGACAAATCATATCGATGCACTTTCTTCTTTTTTGGTAACAAAACCGGCTAGCTTCGACGTTATCGTTGGAAGTAATCTTTTCGGAGATATACTGACAGATATCGGAGCAGCGATTATGGGAAGCATTGGAATTGCTCCAGCAGCTAACATTAATATAAATGGCAAGTATCCTTCTATGTTTGAACCTGTTCATGGCTCGGCTCCAGATATCGCAGGCAAAGAGATAGCTAATCCAATCGGTCAACTATGGACGGCAAAAATGATGCTAGATCATATGGGTTATGATGAATTAGGAAAACTATTATTAGATACGATTGAAGAGACTATAGGTGCTGGGGTTAAAACACGTGATTTAGGTGGAACGTCTTCTACTAGAGAAGTGGTTGATGAAATAGTAAAAAGGCTGAAGAGAAGGGTTTAA
- a CDS encoding serine hydrolase: MKQLINSIESITKQAGGTWGISLDDLDKKETWTSNEDELFYAASVIKVPILLAAFTAFDQRKFSLSDTVKLRKEDLVGGSGVLQHMTPGTRLTIYDLVTLMIIQSDNTATNMVIDLVGTKKIQQTMEDLGLENSRFYNKLMVVPANLEGRNLVTAADMTSMLKQMVMGEVVSMHACEQMIDMLKKQQLQNCLPARLPEQDSEIIGTPNEWELAHKTGSISRVCHDIGILYVGNRTMVVSILSKGVEDRTSPKVIADIGWEIYHYLKEDNYK; this comes from the coding sequence ATGAAACAATTAATAAATAGTATAGAATCTATCACAAAACAAGCAGGTGGCACATGGGGGATTTCACTCGATGATCTCGATAAGAAGGAAACATGGACTAGTAATGAAGATGAACTTTTTTATGCTGCTAGTGTTATTAAAGTACCTATTTTACTAGCAGCTTTTACAGCCTTTGATCAAAGAAAGTTTTCATTGAGCGATACAGTAAAATTAAGAAAGGAAGATTTGGTAGGAGGGTCTGGTGTACTGCAACATATGACGCCTGGAACTCGTCTGACAATTTATGACCTAGTAACGTTGATGATCATTCAAAGTGATAATACTGCAACTAATATGGTCATTGATCTAGTTGGCACGAAAAAAATTCAACAGACGATGGAAGACTTGGGCCTAGAGAACAGTCGATTTTACAATAAGCTGATGGTAGTACCTGCCAATCTTGAAGGTCGTAATCTAGTTACTGCTGCAGATATGACCTCCATGCTAAAGCAAATGGTAATGGGGGAAGTTGTGTCCATGCATGCTTGCGAACAAATGATAGATATGTTAAAAAAGCAACAACTCCAAAATTGCTTGCCAGCTAGACTTCCAGAACAAGATTCAGAGATTATAGGCACTCCTAATGAATGGGAGTTAGCGCATAAAACTGGATCTATTTCCCGGGTTTGTCATGATATTGGTATTTTATATGTTGGAAATCGAACCATGGTAGTTTCTATTCTATCAAAAGGGGTAGAAGACAGAACTTCGCCAAAGGTTATTGCTGACATAGGATGGGAAATCTATCACTATTTAAAGGAAGATAACTATAAATAG
- a CDS encoding peptide ABC transporter substrate-binding protein, translated as MKLSKFSLLLVLGLFFSIFMVACSNNENTSAGNDESNEAVEESSDVEQVFNLTETDIIPTMDSSLATDLLAFQALSNTTEGLYRLGENAEIVDGIATEHEVSEDALTWTFTLREDAVWSNGEPVTAHDFVYAWQRALDPATGSEYGPYMMGGVLKNATAVSTGDKPVDSLGVKAEGDYTLVVTLEKPIPYFESLTTFGTYYPLNQKFVEEQGDAYATSSDALLSNGPFKLTDWESTSQSWTFEKNEDYWDAEAVTLEKLTYDVVKDPQVGVDLYDKGELDRTDLSSDIVDVYSANEDYEVTLGTGVYYLKMNQTTSDALANKNIRKAISQAFNKQALVDEILNDGSIAAKGFVPKNFVSLPESGEDFREASGELSTFNAEAAKEFWQKGLEELGKDKVELEFLTSNSESSKNMGEFITNQLEENLEGLEVTLKQVPFEQSLALDDEMDYQLQLSSWFPDYLDPYTFLNLFITDGGNNKMGYSNPEYDELLAKTADELALKPVERYEAFLEAEKVLFEDAAIAPVYQSARAQLISPKMQGVINNTFGALYEYKWASVAE; from the coding sequence ATGAAGTTGTCTAAATTTTCATTACTTTTGGTACTTGGTTTGTTCTTTAGTATCTTCATGGTTGCGTGCTCAAACAATGAGAATACTAGTGCAGGCAACGATGAGTCAAACGAGGCGGTAGAAGAATCTAGCGATGTAGAGCAAGTGTTTAATTTAACAGAAACGGACATTATCCCAACAATGGATTCTTCACTGGCAACAGATTTGTTGGCATTCCAAGCTTTGAGTAACACAACAGAAGGTCTATATCGCTTAGGCGAGAATGCTGAAATTGTTGATGGAATTGCAACAGAACATGAAGTCAGTGAAGATGCGCTCACCTGGACGTTTACACTACGTGAGGATGCAGTATGGTCAAATGGTGAACCTGTAACTGCACATGACTTTGTGTATGCGTGGCAACGCGCGTTAGATCCTGCAACTGGTTCTGAATACGGACCATATATGATGGGCGGCGTACTTAAAAATGCAACAGCAGTAAGTACAGGTGATAAACCAGTTGATTCTTTAGGCGTTAAAGCAGAGGGAGATTATACTTTGGTTGTTACGCTAGAGAAACCAATTCCGTACTTTGAGTCATTAACAACTTTTGGAACATATTATCCGCTAAATCAAAAGTTTGTTGAGGAGCAAGGCGATGCTTATGCAACAAGCTCGGATGCTTTATTATCAAATGGACCGTTTAAATTAACTGATTGGGAAAGTACTTCTCAGTCTTGGACTTTTGAAAAAAATGAAGATTACTGGGACGCAGAAGCAGTTACATTAGAAAAATTGACGTATGATGTTGTGAAAGATCCACAAGTCGGAGTAGATTTATACGATAAAGGAGAACTAGACCGTACGGATTTATCTTCTGATATTGTAGATGTCTACTCTGCGAATGAGGATTATGAGGTTACACTTGGTACGGGCGTCTATTATCTGAAAATGAATCAAACTACATCAGATGCACTTGCTAACAAAAATATTCGTAAAGCAATTAGCCAGGCGTTTAATAAGCAGGCTTTAGTTGATGAGATTTTAAATGATGGATCTATCGCTGCAAAAGGATTCGTACCTAAAAATTTCGTATCTTTGCCTGAATCTGGTGAAGACTTCCGCGAAGCAAGTGGAGAACTTTCAACTTTTAATGCGGAGGCAGCTAAAGAATTTTGGCAAAAAGGTTTAGAGGAATTAGGTAAAGACAAAGTTGAACTTGAATTCCTAACTAGTAACAGTGAATCGTCTAAGAACATGGGCGAGTTCATTACAAATCAATTAGAGGAAAATCTTGAAGGCTTAGAAGTTACGTTGAAACAAGTACCATTTGAACAAAGCTTGGCGCTAGATGATGAAATGGATTATCAGCTTCAATTATCATCCTGGTTCCCTGATTATCTAGATCCGTACACCTTCTTAAACTTATTTATTACAGATGGTGGCAACAACAAGATGGGTTACTCTAACCCGGAATATGATGAATTACTTGCGAAAACGGCAGACGAATTAGCGCTTAAACCTGTTGAACGTTATGAAGCGTTCTTGGAAGCAGAAAAAGTTCTGTTTGAAGATGCTGCAATTGCACCAGTTTATCAAAGTGCACGAGCACAGTTGATTTCTCCTAAAATGCAGGGCGTTATCAACAATACATTTGGCGCACTGTATGAATACAAATGGGCCTCTGTAGCAGAATAA
- a CDS encoding gamma-glutamyl-gamma-aminobutyrate hydrolase family protein, producing MKAMIGVTSSMDINEEEYMVASENVNGIVQAGGVPIMLPNLVDEATITQIANSIDGLYATGGGDIDPTLFGEEPHPNLGIIIPSRDIFEVLLMKKMLEMGKPILAICRGCQILNIAVGGDMYQDIYAQIDRDLIQHNQKAPKGHGSHYVTVSEGSLLYQLTGVDTLKVNTMHHQANRKVINPFVVSGKANDGIIEAIESSSHGFVLGLQWHPEKMATTGDEASLKIFKGFVEACGV from the coding sequence ATGAAAGCAATGATAGGAGTTACTTCTTCAATGGATATAAACGAAGAAGAGTATATGGTTGCATCGGAAAATGTTAACGGGATTGTTCAAGCTGGCGGAGTGCCAATCATGTTACCTAATTTGGTTGATGAAGCAACTATTACGCAGATCGCAAATTCAATCGATGGTTTGTATGCAACAGGCGGCGGTGACATTGACCCAACATTATTTGGGGAGGAGCCACACCCGAATCTTGGAATTATAATACCTTCAAGGGATATTTTTGAAGTTTTGTTAATGAAAAAAATGCTTGAAATGGGTAAACCAATATTAGCAATCTGTCGTGGCTGTCAGATTTTAAACATTGCTGTTGGTGGAGATATGTACCAGGATATTTATGCTCAGATTGACCGTGATTTAATACAGCACAATCAAAAAGCACCGAAAGGACATGGCTCTCATTATGTAACTGTTTCAGAAGGAAGTCTATTGTATCAATTAACTGGTGTGGACACGTTAAAGGTAAACACGATGCATCATCAGGCAAATAGAAAGGTGATTAATCCTTTTGTAGTTAGTGGAAAAGCTAATGACGGGATTATCGAGGCGATTGAAAGTAGTTCGCATGGATTTGTGCTAGGACTGCAATGGCACCCGGAAAAAATGGCAACAACTGGTGATGAAGCTTCGTTGAAGATTTTTAAGGGATTTGTGGAAGCTTGCGGGGTATAA